Proteins co-encoded in one Paraburkholderia edwinii genomic window:
- the rfaE1 gene encoding D-glycero-beta-D-manno-heptose-7-phosphate kinase, with amino-acid sequence MSQQPNLQPTAAAVPDSILETATPVPEAGIVPRERLAHARVLIVGDVMLDRYWFGDVNRISPEAPVPVVHVQRQEDRLGGAANVARNVAALGAKAGLLCVVGHDEPGERIVQLLGDSGVDPHLERDPALPTTIKLRVLSRQQQLLRVDFENLPAHEALLAGLARFDSLLPAHDVILMSDYAKGGLTHVTKMMEKARAAGKSVLVDPKGDEWERYRGATLITPNRAELREVVGSWKSEADLLARVTRLRTELDIAALLLTRSEEGMTLFSNDGVLHASAVAREVYDVSGAGDTVIATLAVMLGAGLPLAEAVSLANRAAGIVVGKLGTATVDYDELFHPH; translated from the coding sequence ATGTCGCAGCAACCGAATTTACAACCGACGGCGGCGGCCGTGCCTGATTCGATCCTCGAGACGGCGACGCCGGTGCCCGAGGCCGGCATCGTGCCGCGCGAGCGGCTCGCGCATGCGCGTGTGCTCATCGTTGGCGATGTGATGCTCGACCGCTACTGGTTCGGCGATGTGAACCGCATCTCGCCTGAAGCGCCGGTGCCGGTCGTGCATGTGCAGCGTCAGGAAGATCGCCTCGGCGGCGCGGCGAACGTCGCGCGCAACGTGGCGGCGCTCGGCGCGAAGGCGGGCCTCCTGTGCGTGGTCGGACACGACGAGCCTGGCGAGCGCATCGTGCAACTGCTCGGCGACAGCGGCGTCGATCCGCATCTCGAGCGCGATCCCGCCTTGCCGACCACCATCAAATTGCGCGTGCTGTCGCGCCAGCAGCAGTTGCTGCGCGTCGACTTCGAGAACCTGCCCGCGCACGAAGCGCTGCTTGCGGGCCTCGCGCGCTTCGATTCGCTGCTGCCTGCCCACGACGTGATCCTGATGTCGGACTACGCGAAAGGCGGCTTGACGCACGTGACGAAGATGATGGAAAAAGCGCGCGCGGCGGGCAAGTCCGTGCTCGTCGACCCGAAGGGCGACGAGTGGGAACGCTATCGCGGCGCGACGCTGATCACGCCGAACCGCGCGGAACTGCGCGAGGTGGTCGGTAGCTGGAAGTCGGAAGCGGACCTGCTGGCGCGCGTTACGAGGCTGCGCACCGAGCTCGACATTGCTGCGCTGCTGCTTACGCGTTCCGAAGAGGGCATGACGCTGTTCTCGAACGACGGCGTGCTGCACGCCTCGGCCGTGGCACGCGAAGTGTATGATGTGTCGGGCGCGGGCGATACCGTGATCGCGACGCTCGCGGTGATGCTCGGTGCGGGTTTGCCGCTCGCCGAAGCCGTGTCGCTCGCGAATCGCGCAGCGGGCATCGTGGTCGGCAAGCTCGGCACCGCAACCGTCGACTACGACGAACTCTTTCACCCGCACTGA
- the rfaD gene encoding ADP-glyceromanno-heptose 6-epimerase, with product MTLIVTGAAGFIGSNIVKALNERGEHRIIAVDNLTRADKFKNLVDCEIDDYLDKTEFIERFARGDFGKVRAVFHEGACSDTMEHNGRYMMDNNFRYSRAVLDACLAQGVQFLYASSAATYGGSDRFVEDREFERPLNVYGYSKFLFDQVIRRVLPTAKTQIAGFRYFNVYGPRESHKERMASVAFHNFNQFRAEGKVKLFGEYNGYAAGQQTRDFVSVEDVAKVNLFFFDHPEKSGIFNLGTGRAQPFNDIASTVVNTLRVLKHEPALSLAEQVQRGLIEYVPFPDALRGKYQCFTQADLTKLRAAGYDAPFLTVQEGVDRYVRWLFGQV from the coding sequence ATGACTCTCATCGTCACCGGCGCGGCCGGCTTTATCGGCAGCAATATCGTCAAGGCGCTTAACGAGCGCGGCGAACACCGGATCATCGCCGTCGATAACCTGACGCGTGCAGACAAATTTAAGAATCTCGTCGACTGCGAGATCGACGACTATCTCGACAAGACCGAATTCATCGAACGCTTCGCGCGCGGCGATTTCGGCAAGGTGCGCGCGGTGTTCCACGAAGGCGCGTGCTCCGACACGATGGAGCACAACGGCCGCTACATGATGGACAACAACTTCCGCTACAGCCGCGCCGTGCTCGACGCGTGCCTCGCGCAAGGCGTTCAGTTCCTCTATGCATCGTCGGCGGCGACATACGGCGGGTCGGACCGGTTTGTCGAAGACCGCGAGTTCGAGCGGCCGCTCAACGTGTACGGCTACTCGAAGTTCCTGTTCGATCAGGTGATTCGCCGCGTGTTGCCGACGGCAAAGACGCAGATCGCGGGCTTTCGCTACTTCAACGTGTACGGGCCGCGCGAGTCGCACAAGGAACGCATGGCCTCGGTCGCGTTCCACAACTTCAACCAGTTTCGCGCGGAAGGCAAGGTCAAGCTCTTCGGCGAATACAACGGTTATGCGGCCGGCCAGCAGACGCGCGACTTCGTTTCGGTCGAAGACGTTGCCAAGGTCAACCTGTTCTTCTTCGATCACCCGGAGAAGTCGGGCATTTTCAATCTCGGCACCGGCCGTGCGCAGCCGTTCAACGATATCGCGTCGACGGTCGTCAACACGCTGCGCGTGCTGAAGCACGAACCGGCGTTGTCGCTTGCCGAGCAGGTGCAGCGCGGGCTGATTGAGTACGTGCCGTTCCCCGACGCGTTGCGCGGCAAATATCAGTGCTTCACGCAGGCAGACTTGACGAAGCTGCGCGCGGCCGGCTACGACGCGCCGTTTCTGACCGTGCAGGAAGGCGTCGATCGTTACGTGCGCTGGCTATTCGGCCAGGTGTAA
- a CDS encoding ComEA family DNA-binding protein produces the protein MLRKILVTAAMLAAFGQQAYAVVDVNTANEDALRTIKGIGPAKAKSILDEREAHGPFKDGPDLAKRVKGMGGHTVERLQAEGLAVGASAPAVAASGAQNAAAANTKAPPAGKTDTAVVVKK, from the coding sequence ATGCTTAGAAAAATTCTGGTTACCGCGGCGATGCTCGCCGCATTCGGTCAGCAGGCGTATGCGGTCGTCGACGTCAATACGGCCAATGAGGACGCGCTGCGCACCATCAAAGGCATCGGTCCGGCGAAAGCCAAGTCGATTCTCGACGAGCGCGAAGCGCACGGGCCGTTCAAGGACGGCCCCGATCTCGCGAAGCGCGTCAAGGGCATGGGCGGCCACACCGTCGAGCGTCTCCAGGCGGAGGGACTCGCGGTCGGCGCTAGCGCACCGGCTGTCGCTGCTTCTGGCGCGCAGAATGCGGCTGCTGCAAACACGAAGGCCCCGCCTGCCGGCAAGACCGACACGGCTGTCGTCGTGAAGAAGTAG
- the cysM gene encoding cysteine synthase CysM, with the protein MTYKTIEDTIGNTPLVQLVRVVDDEIRGRNNVVLGKLEGNNPAGSVKDRPALSMIKKAEQRGRIKPGDTLIEATSGNTGIALAMAAAVRGYKMLLIMPEDLSLERRQSMSAYGAEILLTPVTGGMEYARDLAEQMQREGKGIILDQFGNPDNPLAHYETTGPEIWRDTEGRITHFVSAMGTTGTIMGTSQYLKEQNSQIEIIGAQPEEGSRIPGIRKWPEAYLPKIFDRSRVDRVENVSQAASETMARRLASVEGIFCGISSGGACEVALRIARQVENATIVFIVCDRGDRYLSTGVFPA; encoded by the coding sequence ATGACTTACAAAACGATTGAAGACACGATCGGCAACACGCCGCTCGTACAACTCGTGCGAGTCGTCGACGACGAAATCCGCGGCCGCAACAACGTCGTGCTCGGCAAGCTCGAAGGCAATAATCCGGCGGGCTCGGTGAAGGACCGGCCGGCGCTCTCAATGATCAAGAAAGCCGAACAGCGCGGCCGTATCAAACCCGGCGACACACTGATCGAAGCCACAAGCGGCAATACCGGCATTGCGCTTGCGATGGCCGCCGCGGTGCGCGGCTACAAGATGCTGCTGATCATGCCCGAAGACCTGTCGCTCGAACGCCGCCAGAGCATGAGCGCGTACGGCGCGGAAATACTGTTGACACCGGTAACGGGCGGCATGGAATATGCGCGCGACCTTGCGGAACAGATGCAGCGCGAAGGCAAGGGCATCATCCTCGATCAGTTCGGTAACCCCGACAATCCGCTTGCGCACTACGAAACGACAGGTCCTGAAATCTGGCGCGATACCGAAGGGCGCATCACGCACTTCGTGTCCGCCATGGGCACGACGGGCACGATCATGGGCACGTCGCAGTATCTGAAAGAACAAAACTCGCAGATCGAAATAATCGGCGCGCAGCCGGAAGAGGGTTCGCGTATTCCGGGTATTCGCAAATGGCCGGAAGCGTATCTGCCGAAGATTTTCGATCGCAGCCGCGTCGATCGCGTCGAGAATGTGAGTCAGGCTGCATCGGAAACGATGGCACGCCGGCTCGCATCGGTCGAAGGCATCTTTTGCGGCATCTCGTCGGGCGGCGCGTGCGAAGTCGCGTTGCGGATTGCGCGGCAGGTCGAGAATGCAACGATCGTGTTTATCGTCTGCGATCGCGGCGATCGTTATCTGTCGACGGGTGTGTTTCCGGCTTGA